Within the Bacillus sp. FSL K6-3431 genome, the region CGAATCCTTCAAGGGCTAGATATCTTTGTATTTCCATCCTTGCATGAGGGGTTACCGGTTGCATTAATAGAGGCACAGGGGGCGGGCTTACCTTGTCTCATATCAGATTGTGTATCGACAGAAGTCGATCTAGGCATGAACCTAGTTGATTATGCGCCTCTTAATAATACACAAGTATGGGTAAATAAGATGGAAAGAATAACAGCCAGTCAAATGGAAAGAAAAAGTGAACAAGTTGCTTTTTCTGACAAAGGGTATGATATTGCAGCTACTGCAAATAAAATTGAAGATTTTTACTTAACTATTTCGGGGTGAAATAATGAAGTTATTAACGATATTTACTCCAACTTTTAATCGAGCCTTTTGCTTGGATAATTGTTACCAAAGCTTATTACGCCAAACGAGTAAAGATTTTGTCTGGCTTATCGTTGATGATGGTTCAACAGATAGCACGAAACAATTAGTGGATGAGTGGCTCCAAGAAAAGAAGATTGAAATCAGATATATTTGGCAAGAAAATGTTGGTATGCATGGTGCGCACAACACTGCGTATGAATTAATTGATACTGAGTTGAACGTTTGTATCGATTCTGATGATTATATGCCAAAGGATGCTGTAGAAAAGATCAATCACTTTTGGAGAAAATACGGTAGTGAAAAAGTGAGTGGCCTAATTGGATTAGATGCAAACACGAATAATGAAGTGATTGGCACAAGATTACCAGAAAAATTGAAAAGTTCAACATTGTTTCATCTCTATAATGACCATGGTATCACAGGTGATAAGAAGCTTGTTTTCCGCTCAGAATTAACGAAACAATTTCGATACCCAATTTTTCAAAACGAAAAATATGTAGGGTTGGCATATAAATATTATATGTTAGATAGGGAATATGAAATGTTACTTTTAAATGAAGTATTATGTTGCGTGGAATATCTTCAAGATGGTTCATCATTAAATATGTTTAATCAATACAGAAAAAACCCGAAAGGTTTTGCATTTTATCGAAAAGAATTGATGAAATTACCATTTGCAGATATAACGTATAAATATAGGCAGGCTATACATTATGTGTCTAGTAGCTTATTAATGAATAACAAAAATTTCTTAAAAGAAACCCCAAGTAAAGGATTAACTATTATAGCTATTCCAATGGGCATACTACTATATTTTTATATTTTATCGAAAACAAGAGTCGCAAAAGATTAAGCAAATTATATAAGTTGTCTCTATTTATAGGAGAGGAAATAATATGACCTTTCTATGGTTAAATCTTTTCATCGTATTTATACTATCCTTTTTTGCTAGATATTTTTCCACTGCAGTATTAGCGGCAGGTTCGATACCTACAATTAAACCCAATAAAACCTTAGTAACCGGTGCACTACTGTCACTAGTAATCATTTCTGGTCTTAGAAATAATATTGGAGATACTTATTTTTATAAACGTATATATGAGATCAATGATTTTACTTGGGAATTTATCACCTCACAGAAAGATATTGGTTTTGGATTGCTACAAATGCTCTTAAAAAATTATTCAGATGATCCCCAAATCATGATTTTTACAACTGCTCTGATCACTAACATTCTGATCATTTCTGTTTTATTTAAATATTCCAGGATGTTTGAGCTAAGTACGTATGTTTATATTACAGGTGGCTTATTTTTAGTTTCAATGAATGGTATTAGGCAAGTGCTTGCCGCAGCCATTATTTTTACCGCGACGAAATACTTAATGAATGGAAGTTGGGCCAAATATTTCGCTGTTGTTATTCTTGCCTCCATGTTCCATCAAAGTGCATTGATTCTGATTCCGATTTTTTTCTTAGTTAGGTATAAAGCGTGGTCTAATGCAACATATATTTTGCTTTTTTTCTCGATCGCGATAGTAATTGGTTTTGATCAGTTTTCAGCGCTTTTATTTTCTGCTATTGGGGACACACAGTATGGGCAATATTCAAATTTTGATGAAGGTGGAGCAAGCATTGTTCGTGTTGCTGTAGATGCTGTACCGCTTGTCATCGCTTATCTTGGCAGGGAGAAATTTAGGGAGATATTTCCAAGCAGTGACTATATCGTTAACATGGCTCTAATCGGCTTTATTTTCATGCTCATTTCCACGCAAAACTGGATATTTGCAAGATTTGCTATTTATTTTAGTTTATATCAATTAATTCTCATATCCTGGATCATCAAACTTTTCTGTAAAAAAGATCAAAGATTCGTTTACTATGTGTTACTTATTTGTTATGGATTATATTATTTTTATGAAAATGTAATCACATTAAATATTCTTTATAAAAGTGACTTTCTCGAGCATTTATTTTAACTTCATTCAGCAGAAGTTCCCCACTTCTATAAGTGGCGGGATGAATGCGATTTACCTAATTCAGTGGGAGTGCAAACTCCGGCTGAATGAAGTGAAAGCCTCCGGCGGATGTCACAGATTTTCAGAGGAGGTTTATCGAGCGAGCTCGATAAAATCTGGACGCAATTCCCGCCAAGGCGTAATTGATCTTAGGGGGCAGGAAATGATGAAAATAGATCCTCCTAAAAGGGTCCTCCATATTGTAAGTTCAATGGGGAGAGGGGGTGCCGAAACATTAATCATGAATATTTATCGAAACATAGACCGTAGAAAAGTCCAATTTGACTTTATTACTCATAATTATGACATAGAAGACTATGATGATGAAATTAAGGAAATGGGTGGAAAAATATATAATATTCCCAGCCTTGGAACTATCGGTCCTTTTCAGTATATGAAAAAGTTGATGGCTATCATGTCTGATAGTACTTATGTTGCAATCCATGCTCATACGGATTACCAAAGTGGTATTCCGGCATTAGCAGCGAAAATGTGCGGAATAGAAAATAGGGTTTGTCATTCACACAGTAATAATTGGCTAAAACAGCATGGTTTTAAAGAAAAGCTCATGTTAAAGGGGTTACAAGCAATAATTAAGTTCTCAGCAACAAAGCTTTGTAGCTGTAGTGAAGAAGCAGCAAGGTTTTTATTCGGAACTAATAAAGTGAGTATTCTAAAAAATGGGATTGATATAAGTGAGTATACCGAAACGGACCCAAACAATAGAAAGAGTGTGTTAAAGGAACTTTATTTATCTGAAGATGCAAAGGTCATTGGTCATGTAGGCCGTTTTTCGGAATCAAAAAATCATCTGTTCATCTTAAGGGTTTTGAAAAAGCTAGTGAAAGAGGACTCAAGATTTGTAGCCATCTTAGTTGGGGAGGGTCCTTTAAGGAAAGAAGTTGAGATAGAAGCTGAACGGATAGGATTATTGGAACATATTAGGTTTTTAGGAGTTAGAACTGATATTCCTAGACTGATGAATGCCTTTGATGTTTTTCTTTTCCCATCTTTATTTGAAGGCTTCGGTATTGTCATGCTAGAAGCGCAAAGTTCTGGGACTCCTTGTATTGCCGCAACGTCAGTGCCTAAAAGTACGGATATGGGGCTAGGGTTAGTAAAATACCTTCACCTTGAGGAACATATTGACCTATGGTGTGATGGCATTAAAGCCTCCCTTTTAATTGATAAGCCAAATAAGTATTTCATAATAAACAATATATCGGAACTTGGATTTAATATTCAAAGGAATTTGAATGATTGGTTAAGATTATACGGAATTAGCAACACTGAAGTTCCTCAAAGATGAATAGCGAGGTAATCCTAGAATGAAGAAAAAAATATTAATCACCTCTTTTGATTTGGCAATTGGCGGTGTGGAGCGTAGTTTAATCGGTTTATTAAATCATTTTGACTATAGCAAATACGATGTAGATTTAATGCTTTTTAAACATGAAGGAGAATTTTTCCCATATTTACCTTCAGAACCACATCTGTTAGCAGAAGTACCGAAGTACACTACCTTTCGGAAATCAATTAGTCAGATCGCAAAGGAAGGATATTATCAGCTAGGGGTTTCAAGGGCATTAGCAAAATCAATTAGTTATTTCCACGGGAAAATAAAAAATATCGATGAGCCAGGATATTTAACCATCCAATATGGATGGGAAATGACAAGTCCCTTTTTACCAAAACTGAATAATGAATATGATGTGGCCATAGGTTTCCTGTGGCCACATCACTTTATAGGTGGGAAAGTGAAAGCGAAGAAAAAAATTGGCTGGATCCATACGGATTACTCAAATATTCATGTCAATAAGAACATCGAAAATCGGATGTGGAATAAATTAGATCATATCGTCGCTGTTTCGGATGAGTGTTCACAAACTTTTTTGAAAGAATATCCAGATTTCAAAGAAAAGACTTTAGTGATTGAAAATATTCTATCTCCTACTTTTATTAAAGAACAAGCAAGCTTAGAGGTGCCGATAGAAATAAAAAAGTCACCAACAAAAACAATTTTAGTAACAGTAGGACGGCTTTCACATGCAAAAGGTTTAGATCAAGCAATAAGGGCTTGTAAGAAATTGGTTGATGAAGGATATGACATTGCATGGTATGTAGTTGGATATGGTCCCCTTGAAGATACATTAAAGAAATTAATTGATCTATTAGCTCTTCAAGATCGCTTTATTCTATTAGGTAAAAAAGTGAACCCTTATCCTTATATAAAAGCATGTGATATTTATGTTCAGCCATCCAGGTATGAAGGGAAGGCAGTAACGATTCGCGAGGCACAGATTTTAGGAAAACCAGTTGTCATTACTAATTTTCCAACTGCAAAAAGCCAAGCATGTGATGAATTTGATGCGCTAATCACACCGCTTAGTATAGATGGTATCGTTACAGGCATTCAGAGATTAATAGAAGATAGGCAGTTAAAAGAAAGTTTAATATCCAATATAAGTAAAGAAGATTATGGAAACGAGCTGGAAGTAGAAAAACTATATCAATTAATGGAAGCATAAGGGGTTGATCATACATGGCTATACTTATTACGGGTGGAGCCGGCTATATCGGCAGTCATACATGTGTGGAATTATTAAATGCAGGTTTTGAAATTATTGTCGTGGATAATTATATCAATAGTAAACCGCAGTCATTAAAGCGTGTGAGCGAGATAACTGGCAAAAGTTTTAAAGCGTACGAAATGGATTTGTTAGATGAGGAGAAGTTGGAAAAAGTATTTACAGATAACACCATTGATGCAGTTATTCATTTAGCGGGATTAAAGGCGGTTGGCGAGTCTGTTCATACCCCACTTTTGTACTATGAGTTTAATATTATTAGTACAGTAAGACTATGTAATGTAATGAAGAAATATAATGTGAAAAATTTAGTTTTTAGCTCATCAGCTACTGTATATGGCGTACCAGAATCCATTCCGATTAACGAAAATGCACATTTAACCGCAATGAGTCCATATGGAAGATCTAAACTAATGATTGAAGAAATCTTACGCGATCTGTATGAATCGGATCACGGTTGGAGTATTGCACTTTTAAGGTATTTTAATCCAGTTGGAGCCCATGAAACCGGCCTTATCGGTGAGGCACCTAACGGCATCCCTAATAATTTAATGCCTTATATTACTCAAGTGGCAGTTGGTAAATTAAAAGAATTAAACGTCTATGGCAATAGTTATCCAACGTTTGATGGTACGGGTGTAAGAGACTATATTCATGTAGTTGATCTGGCTAAGGGACATTTAAAAGCGCTTGAAAAAGCAACTGAAAAACCCGGTATAGAGGCGTATAACCTTGGAACTGGGAAAGGATATAGTGTATTAGAAATGATAGCTGCTTTTGAGAAGGCATCAGAAAGAAATATACCATATAAAATAACTGGTCCGCGCTCTGGTGACATTGCCGTTTGTTACGCGGATCCTTCTAAAGCAATAATAGAACTTGGTTGGACTGCGGAAAAGGGAATTGAAGAAATGTGTACAGATTCCTGGAGATGGCAATTCAATAATCCAAATGGTTACGATGAGAATACAAATATATTAAATTCAGCTAATCCTCGCTTATTTACATTTAGCGGGGATTTTCCTGTTGAACTGGTAAATGAAGATGAGTATGTAAAAGAATTAAACTATTAGCCTAGGAGTGGAAAATGAATGAAAAGACTCTTAGATACTATCTGTTCCATCTTTTTATTAATCCTATTTTCACCACATTTGTTGATCACCGGATTATTAATCAAAGTGATATTAGGTGGTCCAATCTTATTTAAGCAACAACGTCCCGGATTACAGGCAAGACCATTTTATTTATACAAATTTCGTACAATGACGGATAAAAGGGATCAACAAGGAAATCTACTTCCAGACAATTTACGTCTTACTACTTTTGGTGTATTCCTACGAAAGTGTAGTTTAGATGAATTGCCTCAACTAATAAATGTGATCAAGGGAGATCTTAGTTTAGTAGGACCTCGCCCCTTATTAATGGATTATCTACCACTGTACACAGAAGAACAATCCAAACGTCATTTAGTTAGACCAGGAATCACCGGTTGGGCACAGGTGAATGGACGGAATGCGATAAGCTGGGAACGGAAATTTGAATTAGATATTTGGTATGTGCACCATCAATCCCTGTTACTTGATTTAAAGATTTTATTATTAACGACAAAAAAGGTGCTTTTGTCAGTCGGAATAAATCAACCGGGAAATGCTACAATGGAAAGCTTTACTGGAACAAAGTCTACTGTAAAAGAGGGGCATGGATGAAAATAGCTATTATTGGAAAAGGCGGTCATAGTAAAGTCATTCAAGATATTATTTCTTTGCATAGTAGACTTAAAATTGTTGCGTATTTGGATGATAAATATGATGAATTATCAAGAAAAGAAGATATATTTTTTGGTCCCATATTAGCCGCGGAAATAATTAATGACATGTTTAAAGATGTGAAGTTTATTATTGCAATCGGAAATAATAAACTTAGAAGATTGATTGTTAATCAGTTAAAACTTACCAAAGAAAGTTATGTAACACTCATTCATCCAACCGCAACCATCAGTATAAGCGCAAAAATAGGCTGCGGATCAGTTGTTATGGCCCATACAGTAATTAACGCTGATACTCATATTGGTGAACATACGATTATCAATACAGCTTCCGTTATTGAACATGATAACCAATTAGGCGATTTTGTTCATATCTCACCTAATGCAACATTAACTGGCGCGGTTAAAATTGAGGATGGTGCGCAGGTTGGGGCTGGAGCGACAATTATCCCGAAAATAAAAATCGGAAAATGGTCAGTTATCGGGGCAGGTGCAACTGTCATTCATTCTATCCCTCCTTATTGTACTGCTGTTGGTGTGCCAGCTATAGTAAAAAATAATCAACTGATAGAGGGTGTTTAAATGATTGAGATAGCTAAGAAAGATAGAATTTTTCTTTCGCCACCGCATTTATCAGGTAATGAAATGAAATATATGCAAGAAGCGATTGATACGAATTGGATTGCGCCACTTGGTCCGAATGTAGATGCTTTCGAAGCCGAAATAGCTAGTTACGTAGGAGCTAAAGGAGCTGTTGCAGTTAGTTCAGGTACTGCAGCGATTCATTTAGCTCTTTCTTTATTAGAGGTTAAAACGGGAGATATTGTTTTTTGTTCGAGCTTAACGTTTGTAGCAAGTGCTAATCCTATCCTATATCAAGGAGCGGAACCAGTTTTTATCGATTCCGAGCCGGAAACCTGGAATATGTCCCCACAAGCACTTGCAAGAGCTTTCGAAGAAGCGGCACTTGCTGGAACATTGCCGAAAGCAGTAATCGTTGTTCATTTATATGGCCAAAGTGCGAAAATGGATGAAATACTTTCTATATGTAATCAATATGATGTACCAATGATTGAGGATGCGGCTGAGTCACTAGGTTCTATTTATAATGGAAGGAAAAGTGGTACCTTTGGAAAACTTGGTGTGTTTTCATTTAATGGGAATAAAATTATTACTACATCAGGGGGCGGAATGCTCGTATCAAATGATGTAGTCGCTTTACAAAAAGCACGCTTTTTAGCCACGCAATCTAAGGACCCTGCACCACATTATCAGCATAGTAAGGTAGGATTTAATTATCGAATGAGTAATATTTTAGCAGGGATGGGAAGAGCACAGCTTGAAGTATTGGAAAAAAGAATTATATCTAGGAGATTCATATTTTCACAGTATTATCGGGAATTATCTCATATACCAGGCATTCATTTTATGCCAGAATTGAAAAATACGCTGTCTAATCGCTGGCTTACAGCTTTAACAAATGATGAGAGTAAAACAGGAATATCTACTGGCGTTTTATTACGCGCGTTAGTGGAGGCGAATATTGAAGCGCGCCCTGTTTGGAAGCCCCTGCATTTGCAACCACTATTTAAGGGGATGAAATACTTTCCACATCAAGAACATCATAATGTATCGGAACAATTATTCATGACTGGCATATGCCTGCCTTCTGGTAGTAATATGACCGAAGAAAATTTAATGAGGGTGATCGATTGTCTTAAAGATGAATTAAACCAAAGGGTTTAGGAAGTCTATCCTAAATGGATAAAAGAGGTATATAAATGATAGGGAAAAATATATGTAAAATACGAAAAAAAAAGGGACTGACATTAACAGAGCTGGCAAATCGGGCTGGTATAGCCAAATCATATTTAAGCAATATTGAAAGGAATGTGAATAAGAATCCTTCCATAAATGTGATGGAAAAAATAGCCTCTGTTTTAGAAGTAGACCTTAAAACACTACTAGATCCAGAATTGACTAATGAGCCCAAACTACCTCAGCTTGATGCGGAATGGATTGATCTTGTACATGAACTAAAGGAATCAGGGATCAAAAAAGAAGAAATTAAAGAATTTAAAACATTGCTTGAATTTATTAAGTGGCAAAATAAGCATACTAAAGATAGTTAATTTATAGATGTAAATGATAAGTTTTAAAAAAAGTAAAATAGGCGGGTTAAGATGTCACGAAAAGTAAGTATTATTGTTCCCGTATATAAGGTTGAAAAATATATTCATAGATGTGTAGATAGTATTTTAGAACAAACTTACACAAATGTGGAAGTTATTTTAGTGAATGATGGATCACCAGATAACTGCGGTCCGATTATTGATGACTATGCTAGTGAGGACTTCCGGATTGTAGTAGTACACAAAGAAAATGGTGGTTTATCGGACGCTAGAAATGTTGGAATGGAATATGTAACAGGAGAATATACGTTGTTTGTAGATAGTGATGATTGGTTAGAAAAGAATATGATTGAAGAAATGGTGAATATAGGTCTTAATTTTAAAGCTGATATTGTGCAATCGGCTTTTTATTATGCCTATGAAGACCATTTACTTTATGATAATCGATACTATTCAAAGCGAGATTCTCCTACCATTTTAAACAATCAAGTTCTAATGGCTGAATTGGTAAATAACCAAAAGGTTAAAAACTTCGCATGGGGAAAACTATATAAAACAAAAATCATCAAGGATCTACCTTTTAAAAAGGGGGTATTATTCGAAGATGTATTTTGGGCTCATAAAGTGATGCAGCAAGTAAATACTTATGTTATCGTGCATCAACCAATGTGTTACTATTTCCAGCGGAGCGACAGTATTGTTGCTCATTATACATTAAAAAATTTAGACATATTAGAAGGCCTCAAAGAAAGACATCGTTTTATTGAAGAAAATTATCCTGATTTAACAGATGAATCTTATAGAGTGATATTGAAAACCTGTTTGATTCATTACAATCTCTTATTTTTAAATAGAAAAAAGGACAAAGCAGGATTACGAAGAAAAGAAATCCACGCTTATATCAAACGTAATTACAGCGAATTCGGGAATGCTGCCAAAGGAGACACACAATTGGAGCAGCAGTTGCGGTTGTTTAAGCTACATCCATATGTAAATATATTTTTCCTCTTAGTAGGAAAAATTCTAAGGAAGTTAAGATTTATACCTCGGCCTATCGGGTTAGAACGAATCAAGCTTCATTCTAGAGTATGACCAAAAAGGGGAATTACAGAATGAATCAGCTAGTTGGAAAACTGAAAAAGTATATAGCTTTGCTCATGATTCACATTTTTAATTGCTTTCCTATTAAGGGAAATAAAATTTTTATGTTTAGTTATTATGGTAGTCAATATGGATGTAACCCTAAATATATAACGGAGTATATGCTCCAGCATACTCCTAAGGGAAGATTTGATATTGTATGGGCCTTTAATGATATAAAACAAAAGGAGCATATACCTAATATAAGAAAAGTAAAAACCATGACTTTTCAATACTTTTATGAGCTATGTACGTCTAAAGTGGTGATTACGAATTTTAGAACGACAGATTTATTTGTAAAAAGAAAGAAACAGTATTACATCCAAACATGGCATAGTTCATTACGCTTAAAGCAAATCGAAAAAGACGCAGAAGATGCACTTCCACCGAACTATGTCGAGATGGCTAAAAAGGATTCAAATAAATGTGATCTCTTATTATCTGGCTGTAAATATAGTACAGATATCTTTAAGAGGTCTTTTTGGTATGATGGAGAAATTTTTGAACACGGGACACCAAGAAATGATTTACTTTTCAAAAAAGATCCTTTAATAAAAGGGGGAATTTTAAATGAATTAAACATACCTATTGATTATAAGGTCATTTTATATGCCCCAACCTTTAGAAAAGATAATGATCTAGCAGTATATGATTTGAATTATTCTAATATATTAAAAGGTTTAAAAGAGAAATTTGGTGGAAGATGGATATGTTTAGTAAAATTACATCCCCATTTAATGTCAAAATCTAGCCAGTTAGTTTATGGCGATCATGTTGTAGATGTGACTAGCTATAACGACATTCAAGAACTACTAAATATTTCTGATGCCTTAATAACTGACTACTCATCCTTGATGTTCGATTATTCAATTACAGAAAGACCGTGCTTTTTATACGTACCTGATTATAAAGAATATATAAAACAAGACAGAAATTTATATTTTGATTTATTGGAATTGCCCTTCAAAAAAGCAATGAACAACGGGGACCTTCTTGAAAAAATAAAATTATTTGATTCGGAAAAATACAATGGCGACTTAAGTCACTTTTTTGAAGGAATTGGCTCCTTTGAAAATGGAAATGCTAGCGAGGTTTTAGTAAAGCGAATAAATAAAATTTGCTTTTAGCCGAAGATGGAGGAAAACAAATGAAGTCATATAAATTTGGTTATACCACAGGTGTTTTTGATTTATTTCATGTAGGACATCTAAATGTTTTAAAAAGAGCAAAAGAACAATGTGAAATCCTCATCGTTGGTGTAAGTACAGATGAGTTAGTCCAAGAGTATAAAAATAAACTTCCTGTTATTCCTTACCATGAAAGAATCGAAATCGTTGAAGGAATAAAGTTTGTAGATATAGTAGTCCCTCAAATAAATAGAGATAAGTTTTCAGCATGGGAAACCCTAAAATTTGATGTCATGTTTGTTGGGGATGACTGGAAGGGTAATCCTCTTTTTAATGAAGTTGAAAAGAAGTTTAACCAAGTAGGGATAGAAATCGTTTTTTTTCCGTATACAAAAGGGGTATCTTCTACGATCGTAAAGGAAAAAATAAAAAGTTAATTCATATAAAATGAATTTTATGCTATCTTAGCCTCCAAGGATATAAGTTAACTTAAACGAATTATCAAATGGAGACTATTCCCTTTTTTTGAAAGATAAAGGTAGTTAAGGGGGGGCAAATATTTTAAAATTTAAATGTTTTTTATCATTAATTTACTGGAATGTGTTGGTAAATATTTTAGGGAAATCCATGTTATTACCACAAAAACTAAGGTATTTCCTTTATAAACTTGCTGGAATGAGAACAGCATCTTCAAATATTCGTTCAGGTTGCATATTTCGTGGCAAAAATCTTATGATCGAAAAAGGTGTGCTCCTTAATCACAATGTATTTATAGATAGTTGGGAAAAGGTAATAATCAAAGAGAATACAGCAATTGCTTTTGATGTCTTGATCTGTACCTCTAGTCATAAGATAGGAGATAAATTCAAAAGAGCTGGGGAATCTGATCGGAAGCCTATCGTTATTGGTAAAGGGTGCTGGATAGGCGCACGGGCTACTATATTACCTGGCGTTACTATCGGAGATGGATGTTTTATTGCGGCAGGAGCAATAGTAACCAAAGACTGCAAACCAAATACACTTTACGCTGGAGTTCCAGCAAAAGAAATTAGATCGCTTTGAAAAGAAATACTTTTACTTCATCTTATTATGCATTAGAATAAACTGCTGAATTGTGAGTATCTCAATTGAGGTGCTCTTTTCTTTTGTAAAAGAGGTGTGATTCAATAGACGTTGACGTTTGTTTATAAGGTAATAAATCCGTTTATTAATATGTTTTATGATTATTCAGTAGTGAAAATTCGATTGCATTGATAAAAAACATATTTTTAATTAAATAAAGAGTATAGAAGGTTATAGTATGAAAAATCAACTCAAAGCTGGTGCAGTATTATCATATGCAGCACTATTTATTAATAGCGCAATCTCAATTATATATACACCTATTATGTTAAGTCTACTTGGTCAATCAGAATATGGATTATACAGTCTAGCTAGCGCAACTTCTGGATTCATAGGTGTCTTGAACTTTGGATTAGGTAATGCATTAATTCGATATTCGGCAAAATATAAAGCGCTAAATGATGAGCAAGGCTGCTCAAAATTATACGGGTTATTTTTTATCATTTATGGAGTATTAGGTGGAATTGCACTAGTAGCAGGAATAATACTGACTTTAAATGCAGATTTGTTTTTTTCTAACTCATTAAGTATTGCTGAGCTTCACACACTTAAGATAATCATGCGAATAATGATAGTTAACATATCTATTGGTATAGGATTAGGAATGTTTAGTGTTATTATTTTGGCGCATGAAAAGTTTGTTTTCCAAAAGACGGTAGTTATAATCAGTTCCATAATAAGCCCTCTGTTAATATTACCATTTTTAATAATGGGATACGGTGTTATTACCATGGCGTTAATAATCACTTTATTAAATTTCATAACAATTATTATCAATATTTATTTCTGCATTAAAAAAATAAAAATAAAGATCATATTTAAAAAGTTGGAAAAAGGATTGTTTAAAGAAATAATAATATTCTCATTCTATATATTTTTAAATTTAATTATAAGCCAATTATATTGGTCAACTGATCAAGTCATACTTGGAATTTATAGTGGAACCATTGCTGTTTCAATTTATACTATAGGTGTTTCTTTTACAGGTTACTTTTCCGGTTTTTCATCTGCAATATCAAATGTGTTTTTAAGTAAAGTATCAACAATGGTAACCCAGGAGGCAACAGATCAAGAATTATCGGAGTTATTTATAAGAATAGGGAGAGTTCAATATATTATAATTTCATTCGCATTAAGTGGATTTGTTGTTTTTGGTCAGGAGTTTATTTATTTATGGGTAGGCTTGGAATATAGCGAATCATATATAATAGCCGTTATTATACTTGCTCCTATGTTAGTTTCGCTAATACAAAGTATGGGTGGGGTAATACTACAAGCAAAAAATATGCAAAAGTTCAAATCTGTAATTAACATTTTTGTCGCTATAGTTAATGTAATTATGAGTGTGATATTTGTTCAATGGTGGGGAGTTATTGGGTGTGCTATTGCAACAGCTATTTCTTTTACTATAGGGAATATTGTTATTATTAATATATATTATTGGAAGAAAATCAGTATAAACATACCTGAGTTTTGGGTTAACATCTTATCTTTGAGTACACCACTT harbors:
- a CDS encoding oligosaccharide flippase family protein, whose translation is MKNQLKAGAVLSYAALFINSAISIIYTPIMLSLLGQSEYGLYSLASATSGFIGVLNFGLGNALIRYSAKYKALNDEQGCSKLYGLFFIIYGVLGGIALVAGIILTLNADLFFSNSLSIAELHTLKIIMRIMIVNISIGIGLGMFSVIILAHEKFVFQKTVVIISSIISPLLILPFLIMGYGVITMALIITLLNFITIIINIYFCIKKIKIKIIFKKLEKGLFKEIIIFSFYIFLNLIISQLYWSTDQVILGIYSGTIAVSIYTIGVSFTGYFSGFSSAISNVFLSKVSTMVTQEATDQELSELFIRIGRVQYIIISFALSGFVVFGQEFIYLWVGLEYSESYIIAVIILAPMLVSLIQSMGGVILQAKNMQKFKSVINIFVAIVNVIMSVIFVQWWGVIGCAIATAISFTIGNIVIINIYYWKKISINIPEFWVNILSLSTPLIISLLYGFTLNGEIIANYWTLLFIKIFVFSLVYIFIIWITGMNNYEKDLIIVPVKRITRRLRGNHA